The following are encoded together in the Streptomyces sp. NBC_01465 genome:
- a CDS encoding EI24 domain-containing protein produces the protein MRDLGAGFGYLMKGQRWVGKHGRQYGFGLLPGLLTLVLYVAALVALAFWADDAIAWATPFADDWSSPWQGLFRGFLTALLWVLSILLAVISFTAVTLLIGEPFYEKLSEDVDRSESPDGSAPESGLPLWRELWISARDSLRILLRAALWGLLLFALGFVPVIGQTVIPVLAVCVTGYFLTQELTAVAMQRRRIELRDRLTLLRSRRLLALGFGAPLAASFLVPFVAIFLMPGAVAGATLMTRELLGENPDPEPEEAGPSGD, from the coding sequence ATGCGAGATCTTGGGGCGGGCTTCGGCTATCTGATGAAGGGCCAGCGCTGGGTCGGCAAGCACGGGAGGCAGTACGGCTTCGGCCTGCTCCCCGGCCTGCTCACCCTGGTGCTGTACGTGGCGGCGCTGGTGGCGCTCGCCTTCTGGGCGGACGACGCGATCGCCTGGGCCACCCCCTTCGCGGACGACTGGAGCTCGCCCTGGCAGGGCCTGTTCCGCGGCTTCCTGACGGCGCTGCTCTGGGTCCTGTCGATACTGCTCGCCGTCATCTCCTTCACGGCGGTCACGCTGCTGATCGGCGAACCGTTCTACGAGAAGCTCTCGGAAGACGTCGACCGCAGCGAGTCCCCGGACGGCTCGGCCCCCGAATCGGGCCTCCCGCTCTGGCGCGAACTGTGGATCTCGGCCAGGGACAGCCTCCGCATACTGCTCCGGGCCGCGCTCTGGGGTCTGCTCCTCTTCGCGCTGGGCTTCGTCCCGGTGATCGGCCAGACGGTGATCCCGGTGCTCGCGGTCTGTGTGACGGGCTACTTCCTGACGCAGGAGCTGACAGCGGTGGCCATGCAGCGCCGCCGCATCGAACTCCGCGACCGCCTCACCCTCCTCCGCTCCCGCCGACTGCTGGCCCTCGGCTTCGGAGCCCCGCTGGCGGCATCGTTCCTGGTCCCGTTCGTGGCGATCTTCCTGATGCCGGGGGCGGTGGCGGGGGCGACGCTGATGACGCGCGAACTCCTGGGCGAGAACCCGGACCCGGAGCCGGAGGAAGCAGGCCCGTCCGGGGATTGA
- a CDS encoding alpha-L-arabinofuranosidase C-terminal domain-containing protein produces MTRISRRTLIAAAGAAPFAYALAGAAPASAAPTAEAVALPAPTAHWAFDEGAGTTAADASGNGNTLTLTGKAAWGAAKSGAYSLDTTPTGYAEHDSAVVDTSAAFSVAAWVRLARNDGYQTFVSADGAAVSAFFLQLRADTGTFAFTRLPTDSTDANTAAAVAGATFAPETGTWYHLLGVDDPSAGTIRLYVDGVLEGEAAYTSGWKNASGTTAVGRGFYGGAKVDQAYALIDEASLYAIALTADQAAALAGVDPADTAPLLSIDTATAGPTVSPDLGGIFFEDINHSGEGGLYAELVNNRSFMAAATPLHWSATGAGTITIDTSTPLNTALTQSLKLTVTAPGDGISNEGFWGIPVRPRTTYRASLRAKGTYRGRLTVALTGKDGTVYATGTTKPVTGDWTRYDLKLRTTAAAPTTSAATLTVTTGSSASSSDTLWFSNVSLFPPTYKNRPNGLRPDLAEKLAALNPKFLRFPGGNYLEGNVIADRFDWKKTIGPVEERPGHQNSAWGYWSTDGLGLLEYLELTEDLGCAPLLCVFAGYALHGEHVTGDALKPFVQDALDEIEYLTGDTTTPWGARRAADGHPKPFPLTYVEIGNEDWFDTSGSYEERYAAFHDAIKAAHPHLKLIATTPVASRPYDLIDEHYYQSPSAFQHGAHKYDNRDRTTPKVFVGEWASQSGRPTPDLNAALGDASWLTGLIRNSDQVLMESYAPLFSHVSNNVWATNLIAYDALTSYNSPSYYAQQILRTHQGTVVAPTTARALPGLNTVTTRDPGTGRLYAAVVNFGSVPRTTPVEITGARRVRATGRATVLSGTSLSDTNTLTDPEKLIPRTHRITNLSTTFTYTFPPYSVTVLELDAPR; encoded by the coding sequence ATGACCCGGATCAGCCGCCGCACCCTGATCGCCGCAGCGGGCGCAGCCCCCTTCGCGTACGCCCTCGCAGGGGCCGCCCCCGCCTCGGCGGCCCCCACCGCCGAGGCCGTCGCGCTCCCCGCCCCCACCGCGCACTGGGCCTTCGACGAGGGCGCCGGCACCACCGCCGCCGACGCCTCCGGCAACGGGAACACCCTCACCCTCACCGGCAAGGCGGCCTGGGGCGCGGCCAAGTCCGGTGCGTACAGCCTCGACACCACCCCCACCGGATACGCCGAGCACGACTCCGCCGTCGTCGACACCTCCGCCGCCTTCTCCGTCGCGGCCTGGGTCCGCCTCGCCCGCAACGACGGCTACCAGACCTTCGTCTCCGCCGACGGCGCGGCGGTCAGCGCCTTCTTCCTCCAGCTCCGCGCGGACACCGGCACCTTCGCCTTCACCCGCCTCCCCACCGACTCCACGGACGCGAACACCGCCGCGGCCGTCGCGGGCGCGACCTTCGCCCCCGAGACTGGCACCTGGTACCACCTCCTGGGCGTCGACGACCCGTCCGCCGGGACCATCAGGCTGTACGTCGACGGCGTACTGGAGGGCGAAGCCGCCTACACCAGTGGCTGGAAAAACGCCTCGGGCACCACCGCCGTCGGCCGCGGCTTCTACGGCGGCGCGAAGGTCGACCAGGCGTACGCACTGATCGACGAGGCCTCCCTCTACGCCATCGCCCTCACCGCCGACCAGGCCGCCGCCCTCGCCGGAGTCGACCCGGCCGACACCGCGCCCCTGCTCAGCATCGACACGGCGACGGCGGGCCCCACCGTCAGCCCCGACCTCGGCGGCATCTTCTTCGAGGACATCAACCACAGCGGCGAGGGCGGCCTCTACGCCGAACTGGTCAACAACCGCAGCTTCATGGCGGCGGCCACGCCCCTCCACTGGTCGGCGACGGGCGCGGGCACGATAACGATCGACACCTCGACCCCCCTCAACACCGCCCTCACCCAGTCCCTGAAACTGACCGTCACCGCCCCCGGCGACGGCATCTCCAACGAAGGCTTCTGGGGCATCCCCGTCCGCCCCCGCACCACCTACCGCGCCTCCCTCCGGGCCAAGGGCACCTACCGCGGCCGCCTCACCGTCGCCCTGACGGGCAAGGACGGCACGGTGTACGCGACGGGCACGACGAAGCCGGTCACCGGCGACTGGACCCGCTACGACCTGAAACTCCGCACAACGGCCGCCGCCCCCACCACATCGGCAGCCACCCTCACGGTCACCACCGGCAGCTCCGCCTCCTCCTCCGACACGCTCTGGTTCAGCAACGTCTCCCTCTTCCCGCCGACGTACAAGAACCGCCCCAACGGCCTCCGCCCCGACCTGGCCGAAAAGCTCGCCGCGCTGAACCCCAAGTTCCTGCGCTTCCCCGGCGGCAACTACCTCGAAGGCAACGTCATCGCCGACCGCTTCGACTGGAAGAAGACGATCGGCCCCGTCGAGGAGCGCCCCGGCCACCAGAACTCCGCCTGGGGCTACTGGTCCACCGACGGCCTCGGCCTCCTCGAATACCTGGAGCTCACCGAGGACCTCGGCTGTGCACCCCTCCTCTGTGTCTTCGCGGGGTACGCACTGCACGGCGAGCACGTCACGGGCGACGCCCTCAAGCCCTTCGTCCAGGACGCACTCGACGAGATCGAGTACCTGACAGGCGACACGACCACCCCCTGGGGCGCGCGGCGAGCGGCGGACGGCCACCCGAAACCCTTCCCCCTCACCTACGTGGAGATCGGCAACGAGGACTGGTTCGACACGTCCGGCTCCTACGAGGAGCGCTACGCGGCCTTCCACGACGCGATCAAGGCCGCCCACCCCCACCTCAAGCTGATCGCGACGACCCCCGTCGCCTCACGCCCGTACGACCTGATCGACGAGCACTACTACCAGTCGCCGTCGGCCTTCCAGCACGGCGCGCACAAGTACGACAACCGCGACCGCACCACCCCCAAGGTCTTCGTCGGCGAATGGGCCTCCCAGTCCGGCCGCCCCACCCCCGACCTCAATGCCGCACTGGGCGACGCCTCCTGGCTGACGGGCCTGATCCGCAACTCCGACCAGGTCCTGATGGAGTCGTACGCCCCGCTCTTCAGCCATGTCTCCAACAACGTCTGGGCCACCAACCTCATCGCGTACGACGCCCTGACGAGCTACAACTCACCCAGCTACTACGCCCAGCAGATCCTCCGCACCCACCAGGGCACGGTGGTCGCCCCGACGACGGCCCGCGCGCTGCCCGGCCTGAACACGGTCACCACACGCGACCCGGGAACGGGCCGGCTCTACGCGGCGGTGGTCAACTTCGGCTCGGTGCCGCGTACGACGCCGGTGGAGATCACGGGAGCGCGCAGAGTCCGCGCAACGGGCCGGGCAACGGTCCTCTCCGGCACATCCCTCTCCGACACGAACACCCTCACCGACCCGGAGAAACTGATTCCGCGGACGCACCGCATCACCAACCTCTCGACCACCTTCACCTACACCTTCCCGCCCTACTCGGTCACTGTCCTGGAGCTGGACGCGCCTCGCTAA
- a CDS encoding mandelate racemase/muconate lactonizing enzyme family protein has translation MRITGITTHVVGTPWRNLTYVQVHTDEGITGVGETRMLGRTDALLGYLHEATANHIAGSDPFAIEDLVRKMKYGDYGRAGEIVMSGIAVIEMACWDIKGKALGVPVWQLLGGKVTDKVKAYANGWYTTERTPEAYHKAARAVMERGYRALKIDPFGTGHFELDQAQTNYSVSLIEAVRDAIGPDAELMLEMHGRFSPSTAVRLARDLAPFKPAWLEEPVPPENLKALEKVAGKVEIPVATGERIHDRIEFRELFESQAADIIQPDVGHIGGIWETRKLAATAETHYVLVAPHNVGGSVLTAASLQVGFSTPNFKILEHFNDFADAEIKKVVKGAPKVVDGYFEISDAPGLGVELDVDAAAEFPQQQARFDLWAEGWEKRAPKGGGQG, from the coding sequence TTGCGTATTACGGGAATCACCACCCACGTCGTCGGGACGCCCTGGCGCAACCTGACATATGTCCAGGTCCACACCGACGAGGGCATCACCGGCGTCGGCGAGACCCGGATGCTCGGGCGGACCGACGCGCTGCTCGGCTATCTGCACGAGGCGACCGCGAATCACATCGCGGGGTCCGATCCGTTCGCGATCGAGGACCTGGTGCGGAAGATGAAGTACGGCGACTACGGGCGCGCCGGCGAGATCGTCATGTCCGGGATCGCGGTCATCGAGATGGCGTGCTGGGACATCAAGGGCAAGGCGCTGGGCGTGCCGGTGTGGCAGCTGCTCGGCGGCAAGGTGACCGACAAGGTCAAGGCGTACGCGAATGGCTGGTACACCACCGAGCGGACGCCGGAGGCGTACCACAAGGCGGCGCGCGCGGTCATGGAGCGGGGCTACCGGGCCCTGAAGATCGACCCGTTCGGGACCGGGCACTTCGAGCTCGACCAGGCGCAGACCAACTACTCGGTCTCGCTGATCGAGGCGGTGCGCGATGCGATCGGGCCCGACGCGGAGCTGATGCTGGAGATGCACGGGCGGTTCTCGCCTTCGACGGCGGTGCGGCTCGCGCGGGACCTGGCGCCCTTCAAGCCGGCGTGGCTGGAGGAGCCGGTGCCGCCGGAGAACCTGAAGGCGCTGGAGAAGGTGGCGGGGAAGGTGGAGATCCCGGTCGCGACCGGGGAGCGGATCCACGACCGGATCGAGTTCAGGGAGCTCTTCGAGTCGCAGGCCGCGGACATCATCCAGCCGGACGTCGGGCACATCGGCGGAATCTGGGAGACGCGGAAGCTGGCAGCGACGGCGGAGACGCACTACGTGCTGGTGGCGCCGCACAACGTGGGCGGGTCGGTGCTGACGGCTGCGTCGCTGCAAGTCGGGTTCTCGACGCCGAACTTCAAGATCCTGGAGCACTTCAACGACTTCGCGGACGCGGAGATCAAGAAGGTCGTGAAGGGGGCGCCGAAGGTGGTCGACGGCTACTTCGAGATCTCGGACGCGCCGGGGCTCGGGGTGGAGCTGGATGTGGATGCTGCGGCGGAATTCCCGCAGCAGCAGGCCCGGTTCGACCTGTGGGCCGAGGGCTGGGAGAAGAGGGCGCCGAAGGGTGGGGGCCAGGGATGA
- a CDS encoding zinc-dependent alcohol dehydrogenase yields the protein MSGAGSSTAHHIVLDAPGAHRLVPHEVAEPGPGEARVRVHASGICGSDRELWQGNRPPEYVRYPVTPGHEWSGTVEAVGPGAPAALVGRKVVGEGFRNCQVCDRCHAGDTTLCTAGYEETGFTQPGAMAPTLTLPARLLHPLDDAADLNAAALLEPAACIAAAALKANARPGERVAVVGTGTLGMFAVQFLAAGSPGELLAVGSSTDREALAHAFGATSFRTRHDLPAADYDVVIETAGSASAATTAAALLRRGGRLVLTGIPAAGAQGLDPTDLVVRQLEVQTVFGAPPAAWAHTVRVFGAGLLDPVPLITHELALSEFPHAIDLVGSGDPKVGKVLLHPE from the coding sequence ATGAGCGGGGCCGGCAGCTCCACCGCCCACCACATCGTCCTCGACGCCCCCGGCGCCCACCGCCTCGTCCCCCACGAGGTCGCCGAACCCGGGCCCGGCGAGGCCCGTGTCCGCGTGCACGCCTCCGGGATCTGTGGCAGTGACCGGGAGCTCTGGCAGGGCAACCGGCCGCCGGAGTACGTCCGTTACCCCGTCACCCCCGGCCACGAGTGGTCCGGCACCGTCGAGGCCGTCGGACCCGGCGCGCCCGCCGCCCTCGTCGGGCGCAAGGTCGTCGGCGAGGGGTTCCGCAACTGTCAGGTGTGCGACCGGTGCCATGCCGGGGACACCACCCTCTGCACCGCGGGGTACGAGGAGACCGGGTTCACCCAGCCCGGCGCCATGGCGCCCACCCTCACCCTGCCCGCCCGCCTCCTCCACCCCCTCGACGACGCCGCCGACCTCAACGCCGCCGCCCTCCTGGAGCCCGCCGCCTGCATCGCCGCCGCCGCGCTGAAGGCCAATGCCCGGCCCGGTGAGCGCGTCGCCGTCGTCGGGACCGGGACGCTCGGGATGTTCGCCGTGCAGTTCCTCGCGGCCGGCTCCCCCGGCGAGCTCCTCGCCGTCGGCAGCAGCACCGACCGCGAGGCGCTCGCGCACGCCTTCGGCGCGACCTCCTTCCGGACCCGGCACGACCTCCCCGCCGCCGACTACGACGTCGTCATCGAGACCGCGGGCTCCGCATCCGCCGCCACCACGGCCGCAGCCCTCCTCCGCCGCGGCGGCCGGCTCGTCCTCACCGGGATTCCGGCCGCGGGCGCGCAGGGGCTCGATCCGACCGATCTGGTCGTACGGCAGCTGGAGGTGCAGACCGTGTTCGGCGCACCCCCGGCCGCCTGGGCGCACACCGTACGGGTCTTCGGCGCAGGTCTCCTCGACCCCGTACCCCTCATCACCCATGAGCTCGCGCTCAGCGAATTCCCGCACGCCATCGACCTGGTGGGCAGCGGCGACCCGAAGGTCGGCAAGGTCCTGCTGCACCCGGAGTAG
- the chvE gene encoding multiple monosaccharide ABC transporter substrate-binding protein: MTMRTRRAALTLIAGSLTLALAACGQSSSGGSKETKSAGKGSTIGIAMPTKSSERWIADGNNMVKQFQAMGYKTNLQYGENSVDQQVNQIENMITKGVNVLVIAAIDGKALTDVLQQAADQHIKVIAYDRLILGTKNVDYYASFDNEKVGVLQASYLVDKLGLKSGAKKGPFNIELFAGSPDDNNTRYFFDGAMKTLKPYIDKKQLVIKSGQKDLNQVTTQGWDGGTAQKRMDNLLTKAYSAANVDAVLSPYDGISIGILSSLKSDGYGSASKPLPVISGQDAEVASVKSIIAGEQTMTVYKDTRALAKVTVQMADAMLTGKTPETNDTKSYNNGVKIVPSYLLDPVAVDKTNYQKELVDSGYLKASDLK, from the coding sequence ATGACCATGCGCACGCGCAGAGCAGCACTCACCCTGATCGCCGGATCCCTCACCCTCGCCCTCGCCGCCTGCGGCCAGAGCAGTTCCGGCGGATCGAAGGAGACCAAGTCGGCAGGCAAGGGATCCACGATCGGGATCGCCATGCCGACCAAGTCCTCCGAGCGGTGGATCGCCGACGGCAACAACATGGTCAAGCAGTTCCAGGCGATGGGCTACAAGACCAACCTCCAGTACGGCGAGAACAGCGTCGACCAGCAGGTCAACCAGATCGAGAACATGATCACCAAGGGCGTCAACGTCCTGGTCATCGCGGCGATCGACGGCAAGGCGCTCACCGACGTCCTGCAGCAGGCCGCCGACCAGCACATCAAGGTGATCGCCTACGACCGCCTGATCCTCGGCACCAAGAACGTCGACTACTACGCCTCGTTCGACAACGAGAAGGTCGGCGTCCTCCAGGCCTCGTACCTGGTCGACAAGCTCGGCCTCAAGTCCGGTGCCAAGAAGGGCCCGTTCAACATCGAGCTCTTCGCCGGCTCCCCCGACGACAACAACACGCGCTACTTCTTCGACGGCGCCATGAAGACGCTCAAGCCGTACATCGACAAGAAGCAGCTGGTCATCAAGAGCGGCCAGAAGGACCTCAACCAGGTCACCACCCAGGGCTGGGACGGCGGCACCGCCCAGAAGCGCATGGACAACCTGCTGACCAAGGCGTACTCCGCCGCCAATGTCGACGCGGTCCTCTCCCCGTACGACGGGATATCGATCGGCATCCTCTCCTCCCTGAAGTCCGACGGTTACGGGTCCGCCTCCAAGCCGCTGCCGGTCATCTCCGGGCAGGACGCGGAAGTCGCCTCGGTGAAGTCGATCATCGCGGGCGAGCAGACGATGACCGTCTACAAGGACACCCGCGCGCTCGCCAAGGTCACCGTGCAGATGGCGGACGCGATGCTCACGGGCAAGACGCCGGAGACCAACGACACCAAGTCGTACAACAACGGCGTCAAGATCGTCCCCTCGTACCTGCTCGACCCGGTCGCCGTCGACAAGACCAACTACCAGAAGGAACTGGTCGACTCGGGCTACCTCAAGGCGAGTGACCTGAAGTGA
- the mmsA gene encoding multiple monosaccharide ABC transporter ATP-binding protein, translated as MRSIVKTFPGVKALSDVTLTVAAGEVHAICGENGAGKSTLMKVLSGVHPHGSYDGEIRFQGEGCSFKDIRASEARGIVIIHQELALVPYLSIAENIFLGNEHATRGVISWNETLKHASRLLKRVGLKEHPQTRVADIGVGKQQLVEIAKALSKEVKLLILDEPTAALNDEDSAQLLRLILELKEHGITSIIISHKLNEISAVADSVTVLRDGRTIETLDVRSEETTEDRIISSMVGRDLDHRFPDRTPYDGTADTHPALEVRDWTVHHPIDQQRKVVDDVSVHVRRGEIVGIAGLMGAGRTELAMSVFGRSYGRNISGKVFKDGKEIRTKTVPEAVRHGIAYVTEDRKQYGLNLIDTISRNITLSALPKVTKRGVVDEHEETRVAESFRKTMNIKTPTVFEQVGRLSGGNQQKVVLSKWIFAGPDVLILDEPTRGIDVGAKYEIYTVIDQLAAEGKAVVFISSELPELLGMCDRIYTMAAGRLTGEISRAEATQEVLMRHMTMDKR; from the coding sequence ATGCGCTCGATCGTCAAGACCTTCCCCGGGGTCAAGGCGCTCTCCGATGTGACACTGACCGTCGCCGCCGGGGAGGTCCACGCGATCTGCGGGGAGAACGGCGCGGGCAAGTCGACCCTGATGAAGGTTCTCAGCGGGGTTCATCCGCACGGGAGTTACGACGGCGAGATCCGTTTCCAGGGCGAGGGCTGCTCGTTCAAGGACATCCGGGCCAGCGAGGCGCGCGGGATCGTCATCATCCATCAGGAGCTGGCGCTCGTCCCGTACCTCTCGATCGCCGAGAACATCTTCCTCGGCAACGAGCACGCGACCCGGGGCGTCATCAGCTGGAACGAGACGCTCAAGCACGCCTCCAGGCTGCTGAAGCGGGTCGGACTGAAGGAGCACCCGCAGACCCGGGTGGCGGACATCGGGGTCGGCAAGCAGCAGCTCGTGGAGATCGCCAAGGCGCTCTCCAAGGAGGTCAAGCTCCTCATCCTCGACGAGCCGACGGCTGCCCTGAACGACGAGGACAGTGCCCAACTCCTCCGGCTCATCCTGGAGTTGAAGGAGCATGGCATCACCTCGATCATCATCTCCCACAAGCTCAACGAGATATCGGCGGTCGCCGACTCCGTCACGGTCCTGCGCGACGGCAGGACCATCGAGACCCTCGATGTGCGCTCGGAGGAGACGACCGAGGACCGGATCATCAGCTCCATGGTGGGCCGCGACCTCGACCACCGCTTCCCCGACCGGACGCCGTACGACGGGACCGCGGACACCCATCCGGCGCTCGAAGTCCGCGACTGGACCGTCCACCACCCCATCGACCAGCAGCGCAAGGTCGTCGACGACGTCTCGGTGCATGTGCGCCGCGGCGAGATCGTCGGCATCGCGGGGCTGATGGGGGCGGGCCGCACCGAGCTCGCGATGAGCGTCTTCGGGCGGAGCTACGGCCGCAACATCAGCGGCAAGGTCTTCAAGGACGGCAAGGAGATCCGGACCAAGACCGTCCCCGAGGCGGTCCGCCACGGCATCGCGTACGTCACCGAGGACCGCAAGCAGTACGGCCTCAACCTCATCGACACCATCAGCCGCAACATCACCCTGAGCGCCCTGCCCAAGGTGACCAAGCGCGGGGTGGTCGACGAGCACGAGGAGACCCGGGTCGCCGAGTCGTTCCGCAAGACCATGAACATCAAGACCCCGACCGTCTTCGAGCAGGTCGGGCGGCTCTCCGGCGGCAACCAGCAGAAGGTCGTCCTCTCCAAGTGGATCTTCGCGGGTCCCGACGTCCTGATCCTGGACGAACCGACCCGCGGCATCGACGTCGGCGCCAAGTACGAGATCTACACCGTCATCGACCAACTGGCAGCCGAAGGCAAAGCCGTCGTCTTCATCTCCTCCGAACTCCCCGAACTGCTCGGCATGTGCGACCGCATCTACACGATGGCGGCCGGCCGGCTCACCGGTGAGATCTCCAGGGCCGAAGCGACACAAGAAGTTCTGATGCGCCACATGACCATGGACAAGAGGTAG